The Acidimicrobiia bacterium genome includes a region encoding these proteins:
- a CDS encoding TrpB-like pyridoxal phosphate-dependent enzyme — translation MTTRRVTLEPHEMPTAWFNVLPVLPTPLDPPLHPATRAPVGPDDLAPLFPMGLIAQEVSSDPWIDIPGPVLDILSLWRPTPLVRAERLERALGTPARIYFKDESGSPAGSHKPNTAVPQAFYNQAEGVTRLTTETGAGQWGTALAFACTQFGLDCTVYMVRASYEQKPYRTVLMETWGSEVIPSPVDQPEHPGSLGLAITDAVRDAAGRDDSHYSLGSVLNHVLLHQTVIGLEAKEQLDRAGETGPDVVLGCCGGGSNLGGIALPFVPDERVRIVAAEPSSCPTLTEGRFDYDFGDSAGLTPLLPMYTLGHDFVPPPIHAGGLRYHGDAPIISNLVRAGRIEAVAYPQRATFEAAVQFANTEGKLPAPETGHVIRAVLDEALAARDADEERVLLFNFSGHGLLDLSAYDDYRRGRLVDA, via the coding sequence CTGACCACCCGGCGCGTCACGCTCGAGCCGCACGAGATGCCGACGGCCTGGTTCAACGTGCTGCCGGTCTTGCCGACCCCGCTCGACCCGCCGCTGCACCCGGCGACCCGAGCGCCGGTCGGACCCGATGACCTGGCCCCGCTGTTCCCGATGGGCCTCATCGCCCAGGAGGTGTCGAGCGACCCCTGGATCGACATCCCGGGGCCGGTCCTCGACATCCTCTCGCTGTGGCGGCCGACGCCGCTCGTCCGGGCCGAGCGCCTCGAGCGGGCGCTCGGCACCCCGGCTCGCATCTACTTCAAGGACGAGTCCGGGTCTCCGGCGGGGTCGCACAAGCCGAACACGGCCGTTCCGCAGGCCTTCTACAACCAGGCCGAGGGTGTCACGCGGCTCACCACCGAGACCGGCGCCGGCCAGTGGGGCACCGCGCTCGCCTTCGCGTGCACCCAGTTCGGGCTCGACTGCACCGTGTACATGGTGCGGGCCTCCTACGAGCAGAAGCCCTACCGCACGGTGCTCATGGAGACCTGGGGGAGCGAGGTGATCCCCTCGCCCGTCGACCAGCCCGAGCACCCGGGCTCGCTCGGCCTGGCGATCACGGACGCGGTCCGGGACGCCGCCGGCCGGGACGACAGCCACTACTCGCTGGGGTCGGTGCTGAACCACGTCCTGCTCCACCAGACCGTCATCGGGCTCGAGGCCAAGGAGCAGCTGGACCGAGCCGGCGAGACCGGCCCCGACGTCGTGCTCGGCTGCTGCGGGGGCGGCTCGAACCTCGGTGGGATCGCGCTCCCGTTCGTGCCCGACGAGCGCGTGCGCATCGTGGCCGCCGAGCCGTCCTCCTGCCCGACGCTCACGGAAGGCCGCTTCGACTACGACTTCGGTGACAGCGCCGGTCTGACGCCCCTGCTGCCGATGTACACGCTCGGCCACGACTTCGTCCCGCCCCCGATCCACGCCGGCGGCCTCCGGTACCACGGCGACGCGCCGATCATCTCGAACCTGGTCCGAGCCGGGCGGATCGAGGCGGTCGCCTACCCCCAGCGCGCCACGTTCGAGGCCGCGGTGCAGTTCGCCAACACCGAGGGCAAGCTCCCCGCACCCGAGACCGGCCACGTGATTCGGGCCGTGCTCGACGAGGCTCTCGCGGCCCGGGACGCCGACGAGGAGCGCGTCCTCCTCTTCAACTTCTCCGGTCACGGACTGCTCGACCTGTCCGCCTACGACGACTACCGCCGGGGGCGCCTGGTCGACGCGTGA
- a CDS encoding glycoside hydrolase family 1 protein, with protein MTATNFPEGFLWGTATAAHQVEGGNWNNDWWAWEHAESTPCEEPSGDACDHLWRYPADIQLLAELGFGAYRFSLEWSRIEPEYGEFSTANLDHYRRMIAACRDLDVLPVVTFHHFTTPRWVVAEGGWENPATADRFASFCERAVGHFGEELGLACTLNEPNIVSLMGWLMGMFPPGRTDAFDAYLRVTDHLQAAHRKAYDALKAGPGDFPVGLTLSMADWAAEPGAEDLIATYRAAHEDTYLEAARGDDFVGVQAYSRTRVGPEGVVGPEPGVERLPMGYEYWPQAAEGAIRHAVEVARTPVYVTENGIGTDDDELRIRYVRDSLAGVARTIEDGLDVRGFFYWSLLDNFEWTFGYRMRFGLVAVDRATQARVVKPSGRWLADVVRANRID; from the coding sequence GTGACGGCCACGAACTTCCCGGAGGGCTTCCTGTGGGGCACGGCGACCGCCGCGCACCAGGTGGAGGGCGGCAACTGGAACAACGACTGGTGGGCCTGGGAGCACGCCGAGTCCACACCGTGCGAGGAGCCGTCCGGTGACGCGTGCGACCATCTCTGGCGTTACCCGGCGGACATCCAGCTGCTCGCCGAGCTGGGGTTCGGCGCCTACCGGTTCTCGCTCGAGTGGTCCCGGATCGAGCCCGAGTACGGGGAGTTCTCGACCGCCAACCTCGACCACTACCGACGGATGATCGCGGCCTGCCGCGATCTCGACGTCCTGCCGGTCGTCACGTTCCACCACTTCACGACGCCGCGCTGGGTGGTCGCCGAGGGCGGCTGGGAGAACCCCGCGACCGCCGACCGGTTCGCGTCGTTCTGCGAGCGGGCCGTCGGCCACTTCGGTGAGGAGCTCGGCCTGGCCTGCACCCTGAACGAGCCGAACATCGTGTCTCTGATGGGCTGGCTCATGGGCATGTTCCCCCCCGGCCGCACGGACGCCTTCGACGCCTACCTGCGCGTGACCGACCACCTGCAGGCCGCGCACCGCAAGGCCTACGACGCGCTGAAGGCCGGCCCGGGCGACTTCCCGGTGGGGCTCACGCTGTCGATGGCCGACTGGGCCGCCGAGCCGGGCGCGGAGGACCTCATCGCGACGTACCGCGCCGCCCACGAGGACACCTACCTCGAGGCCGCTCGCGGCGACGACTTCGTCGGCGTCCAGGCCTACAGCCGCACCCGCGTGGGACCGGAGGGGGTCGTGGGCCCGGAGCCCGGGGTCGAGCGGCTCCCGATGGGCTACGAGTACTGGCCGCAGGCGGCCGAGGGCGCGATCCGCCACGCGGTCGAGGTGGCGCGCACGCCCGTCTACGTCACCGAGAACGGGATCGGCACCGACGACGACGAGCTGCGCATCCGGTACGTGCGGGACTCGCTGGCCGGCGTGGCCCGCACGATCGAGGACGGGCTCGACGTGCGGGGCTTCTTCTACTGGTCCCTGCTCGACAACTTCGAGTGGACCTTC
- the trpC gene encoding indole-3-glycerol phosphate synthase TrpC yields the protein MGVLDEILAAKRDEVTLLHQPPTRDAIYAAALAAPPPRDFTGALRRDDTLAVIAELKRRSPSKGDLAPDLDPSAVAAMYACAGAAALSVLTDQLFFGGSVDDLRRARAAAPDTPALRKDFVIDEDQLYETRAIGADAVLLIVAAVPDRGRLRDLHELAGELGLAALVETHDEAELDVALGVDARIVGVNARDLGTFDEDLGVAERLAARVPPAVVAVAESAIRTVDDAARMANVGFDAVLVGEALARSPDPSPFVAALAALPRRAH from the coding sequence ATGGGCGTGCTCGACGAGATCCTGGCGGCCAAGCGCGACGAGGTGACCCTGCTCCACCAACCACCGACGCGCGACGCGATCTACGCCGCCGCGCTCGCGGCGCCGCCGCCACGCGACTTCACCGGCGCCCTACGACGTGACGACACCCTGGCCGTCATCGCCGAGCTGAAGCGACGGTCCCCGTCGAAGGGGGACCTCGCGCCGGACCTCGACCCGTCCGCGGTCGCCGCCATGTACGCGTGCGCGGGGGCGGCGGCCCTCTCGGTGCTGACCGACCAGCTGTTCTTCGGCGGCAGCGTCGACGACCTGCGCCGGGCCCGCGCCGCCGCCCCGGACACGCCGGCGCTGCGCAAGGACTTCGTCATCGACGAGGACCAGCTCTACGAGACGCGGGCCATCGGCGCCGACGCCGTGCTGCTCATCGTCGCCGCCGTCCCCGACCGCGGGCGGCTCCGCGACCTCCACGAGCTGGCCGGCGAGCTGGGCCTCGCCGCGCTCGTCGAGACCCACGACGAGGCCGAGCTCGACGTCGCCCTCGGCGTAGACGCCCGGATCGTGGGCGTGAACGCGCGTGACCTCGGCACCTTCGACGAGGACCTCGGCGTGGCGGAGCGGCTGGCGGCGCGGGTCCCGCCCGCGGTCGTCGCGGTCGCTGAGAGCGCCATCCGGACCGTGGACGACGCGGCGCGCATGGCCAATGTCGGCTTCGACGCCGTCCTCGTGGGCGAGGCGCTGGCTCGGTCCCCGGACCCGTCCCCGTTCGTCGCGGCGCTCGCCGCCCTGCCCCGGAGGGCCCACTGA